The Armatimonadota bacterium genome includes the window TCCATCGCCCGCCCCAGCCGCACCACCGCCTCGTCCACCTCCGCCTCGGAGACCACGAGGGGTGGACAGAGTCGCAGGGTGGTGGGCCGCACCGCGTTCACGAGCAAGCCCTCCCCGAGCGCCGCCTCCACCACGGAGGCCGCCTCCACCCGCAGGTCGGCGGCCACCAGGAGCCCCACCCCCCGTACGGACTCGATGAGGGCGTTCCGCTCCGCCAGCCCCCGGAGTCCCCGCAGGAGCCGATCTCCCGCCCGCCGGGCGTTCTCCACAAGTCCGTCCCGCTCCACCACCTCTAGCACCACATGGACCGCGGCACAGGCCAGGGGGTTGCCGCCGAAGGTGCTCCCGTGATCCCCCGGGCCCAGGTGCTGGGCCACCTCCTCCCGGGCCAGCACCGCGCCCACGGGAACCCCGCCCCCGAGTCCCTTGCCCAAGGTCACCACGTCCGGCTGAACCCCCTCCCGCTGGAAGGCAAAGAGCGCACCCGTGCGGCCGATCCCCGTCTGCACCTCGTCCAGCACCAGCAGCACCCCCTTCTCCCGGCAGAGGGCCTCCAGGTCCCGCAGGTACCCCGGAGAAGGGACCACCACGCCGCCCTCTCCCTGCACGGGCTCCACCAGCACCGCACAGGTGCGATCCGTGATGGCGTCCGCCACGGCCCCGAGGCTGTCGTAGGGCACGAACCGGAATCCCGGGGGGAGAGGCTCAAAGCCCTGCCAGTACCGGGGGTTTCCCGTGGCCGCCAAAGCCCCCAGGGTGCGGCCGTGGAAGCTGCCCTCCATGGTCACGATCTCGTAGGCGTCCGGACCCCGCACCCCCCGGCCCCACCGCCGGGCCAGTTTGATGGCGGCCTCCACGGCCTCCGCCCCGCTGTTGCAGAAGAAGACCCGAGGGAGCCCACTCAGCTCCGCCAGCCGCTTGGCGGCCCGGGCCTGCTCGGGGATGTGGTAGAGGTTCGAGACGTGCAGGTAGCGGGAAACTTGGTCACACAGGGCCCGCACCAGATCCGGGTGCGCATGCCCGAGGCTGGTGGCGGCAATCCCCGCCACGAAGTCCAGGTACTCCCGACCCCCGAGATCCCACAGCCGCACGCCCTCCCCGCGTACGAAGGCCACGGGCGACCGCCGGTACGTGCGGAAGAGGTACCGGTCCGACCACTCCAGCACCGTTTCCAGGTCCATCTAGCCCTCCGCAGGGCGGATCATGGTGCCGACTCCGGTCTCCGTGAAGAGTTCAATCAGCAGGCCGTGAGGTAGATCTGTGCCGATGATGTGGGCACTCCGCACGCCGCCCGCAAGAGCCTGCAGGCAGGCCTCCACTTTGGGGATCATTCCCCTGGAGATCACACCGGAGGCGATGAGCTGCCTCGCCTCCTCCGGGCTGAGCTCGCTCAGGAGCTCCCGACGGCCATCCGCTTCCCGGTACACCCCCGGCACGTCCGTGAGGAGGATGAGC containing:
- a CDS encoding acetylornithine transaminase, with amino-acid sequence MDLETVLEWSDRYLFRTYRRSPVAFVRGEGVRLWDLGGREYLDFVAGIAATSLGHAHPDLVRALCDQVSRYLHVSNLYHIPEQARAAKRLAELSGLPRVFFCNSGAEAVEAAIKLARRWGRGVRGPDAYEIVTMEGSFHGRTLGALAATGNPRYWQGFEPLPPGFRFVPYDSLGAVADAITDRTCAVLVEPVQGEGGVVVPSPGYLRDLEALCREKGVLLVLDEVQTGIGRTGALFAFQREGVQPDVVTLGKGLGGGVPVGAVLAREEVAQHLGPGDHGSTFGGNPLACAAVHVVLEVVERDGLVENARRAGDRLLRGLRGLAERNALIESVRGVGLLVAADLRVEAASVVEAALGEGLLVNAVRPTTLRLCPPLVVSEAEVDEAVVRLGRAMEKISAR